From a single Vicugna pacos chromosome 4, VicPac4, whole genome shotgun sequence genomic region:
- the AK1 gene encoding adenylate kinase isoenzyme 1 isoform X2, which produces MEEKLKKTKIIFVVGGPGSGKGTQCEKIVQKYGYTHLSTGDLLRAEVSSGSARGKMLSEIMEKGQLVPLETVLDMLRDAMVAKVDTSKGFLIDGYPREVQQGEEFERKIGQPTLLLYVDAGPETMTKRLLKRGETSGRVDDNEETIKKRLETYYKATEPVIAFYEKRGIVRKVNAEGTVDNVFSQVCTHLDALK; this is translated from the exons AGAAGCTGAAGAAAACCAAGATCATTTTTGTGGTGG GCGGGCCCGGCTCGGGGAAGGGCACCCAGTGTGAGAAGATTGTCCAGAAGTACGGCTACACCCACCTCTCCACCGGGGACCTCCTGCGGGCCGAGGTCAGCTCGGGCTCGGCCAGAGGCAAGATGCTGTCGGAAATCATGGAGAAGGGGCAGCTGGTGCCACTG GAGACAGTACTGGACATGCTCCGAGACGCCATGGTGGCCAAGGTAGATACTTCCAAAGGCTTCCTAATCGACGGCTACCCCCGGGAGGTGCAGCAGGGAGAAGAGTTTGAGCGGAAG ATCGGACAGCCCACGCTGCTGCTGTATGTGGACGCAGGCCCCGAGACCATGACCAAGCGGCTCCTGAAGCGCGGAGAGACCAGCGGACGTGTGGACGACAATGAAGAGACCATCAAGAAGCGTCTGGAGACCTACTACAAGGCCACAGAACCCGTCATCGCCTTCTATGAGAAACGCGGCATTGTTCGCAAG GTCAATGCCGAAGGCACCGTGGACAATGTCTTCTCCCAGGTCTGCACCCACCTGGATGCCCTCAAGTAG
- the AK1 gene encoding adenylate kinase isoenzyme 1 isoform X1 produces the protein MGACCSARDSRSLEDSHAREKLKKTKIIFVVGGPGSGKGTQCEKIVQKYGYTHLSTGDLLRAEVSSGSARGKMLSEIMEKGQLVPLETVLDMLRDAMVAKVDTSKGFLIDGYPREVQQGEEFERKIGQPTLLLYVDAGPETMTKRLLKRGETSGRVDDNEETIKKRLETYYKATEPVIAFYEKRGIVRKVNAEGTVDNVFSQVCTHLDALK, from the exons CTTGGAAGACTCTCACGCCAGAG AGAAGCTGAAGAAAACCAAGATCATTTTTGTGGTGG GCGGGCCCGGCTCGGGGAAGGGCACCCAGTGTGAGAAGATTGTCCAGAAGTACGGCTACACCCACCTCTCCACCGGGGACCTCCTGCGGGCCGAGGTCAGCTCGGGCTCGGCCAGAGGCAAGATGCTGTCGGAAATCATGGAGAAGGGGCAGCTGGTGCCACTG GAGACAGTACTGGACATGCTCCGAGACGCCATGGTGGCCAAGGTAGATACTTCCAAAGGCTTCCTAATCGACGGCTACCCCCGGGAGGTGCAGCAGGGAGAAGAGTTTGAGCGGAAG ATCGGACAGCCCACGCTGCTGCTGTATGTGGACGCAGGCCCCGAGACCATGACCAAGCGGCTCCTGAAGCGCGGAGAGACCAGCGGACGTGTGGACGACAATGAAGAGACCATCAAGAAGCGTCTGGAGACCTACTACAAGGCCACAGAACCCGTCATCGCCTTCTATGAGAAACGCGGCATTGTTCGCAAG GTCAATGCCGAAGGCACCGTGGACAATGTCTTCTCCCAGGTCTGCACCCACCTGGATGCCCTCAAGTAG